One region of Streptomyces sp. NBC_00442 genomic DNA includes:
- a CDS encoding 3-hydroxybutyryl-CoA dehydrogenase, translated as MTDIERVGIVGCGQMGAGIAEVCARSGLDVMVAETTGEALEIGRTRLHNSLSKAAERGKITEEERDATLARLSFTTDLGEFADRDLVIEAVVENEQVKTEIFQILDQVVTRPDAILASNTSSIPLVKLAVATSRPDQVIGIHFFNPAPVQKLVELIPALTTSEGTISRAQVLVEKVLGKHAIRAQDRSGFVVNALLIPYLLSAIRMFESGIASREDIDNGMELGCAHPMGPLKLSDLIGLDTVASVADSMYDEFKEPLYAAPPLLQRMVDAGRLGRKTGSGFYSYA; from the coding sequence GTGACCGACATCGAACGCGTCGGAATTGTGGGCTGTGGCCAGATGGGCGCGGGCATCGCGGAGGTGTGCGCCCGCAGCGGCCTGGACGTCATGGTCGCGGAGACCACCGGCGAAGCCCTGGAGATCGGCCGCACCCGGCTGCACAACTCCCTCTCGAAGGCCGCCGAGCGCGGCAAGATCACCGAGGAGGAGCGCGATGCGACGCTCGCCCGCCTGAGCTTCACCACCGACCTCGGCGAGTTCGCCGACCGCGATCTCGTGATCGAGGCCGTCGTGGAGAACGAGCAGGTCAAGACCGAGATCTTCCAGATCCTCGACCAGGTCGTGACCCGTCCGGACGCGATCTTGGCCTCCAACACCTCCTCGATCCCGCTGGTGAAGCTCGCGGTCGCCACCTCGCGCCCCGACCAGGTCATCGGCATCCACTTCTTCAACCCGGCCCCGGTGCAGAAGCTCGTCGAGCTGATCCCGGCCCTCACCACCTCCGAGGGCACCATCAGCCGCGCCCAGGTCCTGGTCGAGAAGGTCCTCGGCAAGCACGCGATCCGCGCCCAGGACCGCTCGGGCTTCGTGGTCAACGCGCTGCTCATCCCGTATCTGCTCTCGGCGATCCGGATGTTCGAGTCGGGCATCGCGAGCCGCGAGGACATCGACAACGGCATGGAGCTGGGCTGTGCCCACCCGATGGGCCCGCTGAAGCTCTCCGACCTCATCGGCCTGGACACGGTCGCCTCGGTCGCGGACAGCATGTACGACGAGTTCAAGGAGCCCCTGTACGCCGCTCCCCCGCTGCTCCAGCGGATGGTCGACGCCGGACGCCTCGGCCGCAAGACCGGGTCCGGTTTCTACTCGTACGCCTGA